CCCGCCCGGTGTACTGCTGCAGGGCCTGGCCCAGCAGGGCCAGCACCTGGTCGGTGGCCTCGCGGCCAAGCAGGCGGTTCACCCCCGCCAGATCCTGCAGGCGCAACAGCAGCAGGCCGGCGCGTTCGGGCAGGTCGTCGCGCGCCAGGGCCGAGGCCAGCTCGGCCATGAAGTGCTTGCGCAGCGACAGCCCCGTGAGCGCATCGCAATGGGCCTGCTGGCGCAACAGGCCGAGCTGCTCGGTCTGGGCCTCGAACATGCGCTTGATGCGCTGAACCATGGCATTGAGCGCATCGGTGAGCGCGCGCAACTCGGGCACCTGGGCCGGCGGCACGGTCACGAACTGGCCCTCGCTCATGGCATCGGCCTGGGCCACCAATTCATCCAGCGGCCGGCGGATGCGTCCCAGCGCGGCCTGGGCCATCAGCAGGGCCAGCACGGTCAGCAGCACCGACCACGCAGCCGCCCGCAGCAGGCCCTGCCACAGGGCGTCATAGGCATAGGTGAGCTGGCTGCGCAGCTCGATGCGGCCGATGGCCTGCCAGCCGTTCGAAAGCTGGGCCACGCCCGGCGCGGCCTCGATGGGTAGCAGGCGGCGCAGCCAGTCCGGCGCCTGGCCGGCCTGCTGCGGGGCCTGGCGTGCGAAGGCCACGCGGCCATCGGCGCGCAGCCAGCGCAGCTCCTGGTAGTGCCCGGTGTCGAACTGGGCGCTGATCAAAAGCTCGATGAGCGCCGCATCCCCCCCCTGCTGCGACACCGCCAGCGCCAGCGCCTGGGCGTTGTCGGCGTTCTTGATGCGGGCCTGATCCTGCAGCACCTCGCGCATCGAATGCACGGCCACCGCCAGCGACCCCGAGAGTGCCAGCGAAAGCGCCAGCACCAGCAACACACTCATCTGCCTGATCAAACTCATTCCATTCTCCAAACCAATGCAACCCCGGCAGGCACGCGGTCCGATAGGGGGCCGCCGCGGAACCGGCTTTGCCGGGCCGCTGGAGGCGCCCCCTTGAGGGGGAGGCGCGAAGCGTTTCGGGGGTGGTCCATATCTCTTAAAAACCTTGAGCGCGGGCGCGTGCCAACGCGTCACGCCAAATCGAAAGTCGGGTCAGCGGATTGCCCGCCGCCTGCGCCCCCACGCCCTGCCACAGGCCCTCGGCGTTGAAGCTGAACACCGGCGCCAGATCGGGCCGCTCGGGGGCCCGCTTCAGCTCGGGGTCGATGTTGTCCAGGATCCAGGGCGCATCCTGGGCATTCGGGTACCAGGCCAGCACCATATGGGCCTGCGGCCGCCCCTGGTACTGCGCCCGCACATAGACCAGGCGCAGGCTGCTTTCAGGCAGGCCCATGGCCAGCAGCGCGAAGTATTTGGCCATGGCCAGGTCCTCGCAGTCCCCCGCCGCCTTGGCAAACAACTCCAGCGGGCTGGCCCAGTAATCGGTCTGGCCCCAGACCTGCGCGTCCTCGCGCCACTCCAGCTGGCGATTCACATAGTCATTCACGGCCCGCACCCGCTGCGGCGGCGTCAAGCTCGGGCCCTGATCGATCACCTCCACCAGCCCCCGTGCCAGGGCCTGGGCCGGGGCGCTGAGCAAGGCGGCCTGCTCCAGCAGGCGCGCGCGTTCCCAGGCCAGGACCGGCAGAACGGCCACCAGCAACAGGAGCAAGCAGCGAGGGAGGAAGCGGGCGCGCATGGTGCAGGCCCACTTTAGAGGCTGGTCAAGGCCCCTCCACGGCAGGCAAACCCTGCTCGCCTATCATGGCCGCCACCATGCAGATCGCCACCGTCCAGACCGAGATCGCCCAATCCCGTGAGCGCGGGCCGCTGCGCGAAATCAAGATCCCGCCCTGCCCTGAGTTGCTCACGCGGCTGCGTGCCGCGATGGCGCTGCAAGAGCCCGATCTGAGCGAGGTGCAGGCCATTGCCAGTGCCGATGTGGCCATGTCAGCCACCCTGCTGCGCGTGGCCAACAGCCCCGTCCACCTGGGCGACGGCGCACCTTGCGTCAGCGTCGGCCAGGCCATGACGCGCTTAGGCCTGGACGCCACCGCCGAGCTGATGACCGGCTTTCTGGTGCGCAACAGCATCCCGGTGAACAGCCCGCATCTGCAGCGCTTTTGGGAACGCAGCAGCCGCCGCGCCATGGCCATGCGCTTGCTGGTGCCCAAGATCCCTGGCCTGGACCCCGACATCGCGCCGCTCTTCGGCCTCTTTTGCCATGTGGGCATGCCGGTGCTGCTGCAGTCGGTGCGCGGCTACGGCGCCACCCTGGTCGAGGCCGGCGCGCGCATCGACCGCCCCTATGTCGCCACCGAGAACGCCAACCACAAGACCGATCACGCGGTGGTCGGCGCGCTGGTGGCACGCGTCTGGGGCCTGCCCCAACCCCTGATGGCCGCCGTGCGCCTGCATCACGACTTCACGGTGCTCAGCGACAGCCAGCTCGAACCCGGCGTGGCCATCCTGGTGGCCGCCGGCCTGGTGGCCGACCAAATGATGCGCCGCGCCGAAGGCCTCAAACCCGACGCCGACTGGACCCAGCAGGGCGAGCGTGTGCTCGACTGGCTGCAAATCAGCCTGACGGACGTCGAGGAGTGGACGGATCAGTTGGCGGGGATTGAAGAGGCGTATTGAGTGGTCGCAGTTAATTCTTAGCTGCCGCAATCAAGAATGCCGCTCACTCTTGCTCCCTCATTCCACTCACTGAGCGCCAAGTGATCAGATTGCTCAAACGCGCGGCAGTGGCCGCCCTCTCCTTCGCGGCGATGGCTGCTTATGTCGGGCCGAATGCCTTCGATAGCTTTGACTTGTTATTCAGAGGGCCGACGCCCGAACAACGTATGCAACGAATTGAGGGGACACTCGTTGCCGCGTCTGCATGCCGGGGTGAGCGAAATAACACCTACCAAGAGATTGAGATCCAGACGCTCCATGGGATTCAGTCGATTTGGCTCAGTTGTTCATCGAAGAAATCGACGATTGCCTACGTTCAGGCCCCTAACCGCCGACAGGGAGCGCATCAGCCTCAAATAACCGCTTGGCTTGAGCCCTACAACTGGTTGAGCCGCCGCTCGGAGCGGCTCGACAAAGTGGAGTTGGATGGTGTGCGGATCTTTCAAAGACGCTCCCCCGAGCCTCCTTCGGCGTTTGGCCTTCTGTTTCAGAGTGCGGGTTGGCTGATGTTGCTAGCAATGCCACTTTGCTTTGCTTGGCGCTGGGTTCCAAACCAGTTGGACGATCTGCAAACGCTCACACTCCTTCGTGGCCTAACTGCGTGGCTCATCTTGCCGGGAGGATTGCTAGTCGTGTTCGGGCTGTTCCTCTCCTTACCGCCGTAGGAGCCCAGGAGAGATCAGCGTGTCCGTTCCAAAGAGGACTAAAGGATCAGGGGAGATGGGAGCGGACAGCGCCTTTGGCCCACCGCGATCCCTGCTTTATGTATTGCAAGTCACTGGAGCACCGCTAGCACCACCCACGCTCGTTGGGGCTACCGTCATCGCAGCAAAGCCATGAGGGTCCACAGTGTTCTAGTCGGCCAGTACTCTGGCCGCTTAGCGAGCAGGTTTCGCAGGCAGGGACGGGATGGAGGAGCCATGTGAACTGGCAGTGCTCCACGGCCCGGCCCTAGGCCGACCGTGTGCATTCAGCGCCTTTCCTTCCACCAGCCTTCTCGGGCACAGCAAGGAGAGCCGGGGCGGGGGCTGGCCCGAGCATGGCGCTGAGGGCTTTGCGACCCCGCCCGACGGACAGGCCGCAAGTAGGCGGCCTAGGGGGCCCTCACTGCACGCCCCAACCCTGCAATGGCGCAACCGCGCGCTCCAGCCTCAAAGTGCTGGAGGGCCTGCCTTGCCCCTCACTTCCCCGGCACCGTCACCCAAGCCACCTCCAGCCAGTTGTCCGGCCGATGTACAGCCTTGACGCCGGCGCGCGCGGCCCAG
Above is a window of Inhella inkyongensis DNA encoding:
- a CDS encoding transglutaminase-like cysteine peptidase; the protein is MLLLLVAVLPVLAWERARLLEQAALLSAPAQALARGLVEVIDQGPSLTPPQRVRAVNDYVNRQLEWREDAQVWGQTDYWASPLELFAKAAGDCEDLAMAKYFALLAMGLPESSLRLVYVRAQYQGRPQAHMVLAWYPNAQDAPWILDNIDPELKRAPERPDLAPVFSFNAEGLWQGVGAQAAGNPLTRLSIWRDALARARAQGF
- a CDS encoding HDOD domain-containing protein yields the protein MQIATVQTEIAQSRERGPLREIKIPPCPELLTRLRAAMALQEPDLSEVQAIASADVAMSATLLRVANSPVHLGDGAPCVSVGQAMTRLGLDATAELMTGFLVRNSIPVNSPHLQRFWERSSRRAMAMRLLVPKIPGLDPDIAPLFGLFCHVGMPVLLQSVRGYGATLVEAGARIDRPYVATENANHKTDHAVVGALVARVWGLPQPLMAAVRLHHDFTVLSDSQLEPGVAILVAAGLVADQMMRRAEGLKPDADWTQQGERVLDWLQISLTDVEEWTDQLAGIEEAY